A DNA window from Amycolatopsis sp. DSM 110486 contains the following coding sequences:
- a CDS encoding LLM class flavin-dependent oxidoreductase: MTARATARIARFIVISLPHQTGPSFSSRTRPCPAPSTRRENKTAHGRAAWLVGATALPEALATVGRPPLGSDALRREVTDVVEVVRRLWDSWEDDAVIKDVATGRYLDPGKVHQVDFDGETFSVKGPLITPRPPQGSLVVLAPDTLADAARPDAERLRRPPS, encoded by the coding sequence GTGACCGCTCGTGCCACTGCCCGGATCGCTCGCTTCATCGTCATCAGCCTCCCGCACCAGACCGGCCCTTCATTCTCGTCGCGGACGCGGCCGTGTCCAGCCCCGTCCACCCGGCGGGAGAACAAAACCGCCCACGGACGCGCCGCGTGGCTGGTCGGCGCGACCGCCCTGCCCGAGGCGCTGGCGACCGTCGGCCGGCCGCCGCTCGGGTCCGACGCGCTGAGGCGGGAAGTGACCGATGTCGTCGAGGTCGTCCGGCGGCTGTGGGACTCGTGGGAGGACGACGCGGTCATCAAGGACGTCGCGACCGGCCGCTACCTCGATCCCGGCAAAGTGCACCAAGTCGACTTCGACGGCGAGACCTTCTCGGTCAAAGGACCGCTGATCACCCCGCGCCCGCCCCAGGGCAGTCTCGTCGTGCTCGCACCCGACACCCTCGCCGACGCGGCCCGCCCCGATGCCGAGCGGTTACGGCGGCCGCCTTCATGA